A region from the Colwellia sp. PAMC 21821 genome encodes:
- a CDS encoding phosphatidate cytidylyltransferase, with the protein MLKQRIITALILAPAAISAIFYLSLFNFAAVMLVVMAIGAWEWGPLMGCASKRYRIAFVSITSILIATLWFLIPLEELWDAPKHLIEQANIVLWLAVAWWLLSAGLTFLYPRCSKFWSSHRSVRGLFGWLTLVPTWLAFMALRTSEYQVDNYHGAQLLMFLFLMVWSADVGAYFVGKSIGKRKLLPNVSPGKTLEGFLGGVVFACIMVVIAGYFIDWTMAQYRIVIPVTILITTISVLGDLNESMFKRQAGVKDSGTILPGHGGILDRIDSLTATAPIYALCYAYLGW; encoded by the coding sequence TTGTTAAAACAACGCATCATCACTGCATTAATACTCGCACCCGCTGCGATTTCGGCGATTTTTTACTTATCTCTATTTAACTTTGCAGCAGTCATGTTGGTTGTAATGGCCATTGGCGCATGGGAGTGGGGTCCACTGATGGGCTGTGCTAGCAAACGTTATCGCATCGCTTTCGTTAGTATCACCAGTATATTAATCGCAACATTATGGTTTTTGATACCCCTCGAAGAATTATGGGATGCGCCAAAACACTTAATTGAGCAAGCTAATATAGTATTATGGCTGGCAGTTGCATGGTGGCTGTTATCAGCTGGCTTAACATTCTTGTATCCACGCTGTAGTAAGTTTTGGTCAAGTCATCGTTCTGTTCGTGGGCTTTTTGGTTGGTTGACCTTAGTGCCGACATGGCTAGCTTTTATGGCACTGAGAACCAGCGAGTACCAAGTTGATAATTATCATGGCGCACAGCTGCTGATGTTTCTATTCTTAATGGTTTGGAGTGCTGATGTAGGTGCGTACTTTGTCGGTAAGTCAATTGGCAAGCGTAAGCTTTTACCAAACGTTAGCCCAGGTAAAACCCTCGAAGGATTTTTAGGTGGTGTTGTGTTCGCCTGTATTATGGTAGTGATTGCCGGTTATTTTATTGACTGGACAATGGCACAATATCGCATAGTTATACCGGTAACGATTTTAATTACCACGATTTCTGTGCTGGGCGATTTAAATGAAAGCATGTTTAAACGTCAAGCGGGTGTAAAAGATAGTGGCACTATATTACCAGGACACGGTGGTATTCTAGATCGTATTGACAGCCTAACGGCAACAGCTCCTATATATGCGCTTTGTTACGCTTATTTGGGTTGGTAG
- a CDS encoding OmpH family outer membrane protein, translated as MKKLIKSIAIATAASGYILASSAMAADQKIGVVNFQEVMGKIPQTAAVMKSLEEEFKDEKAVLAQLEQDIKYLQEKRKRDGSLMSAKDIEELEGKIGVLFQDYQTKGKAFQQSTGARKNEETNKIIALVRQAIDNIAAKGDYDLVLEQSAVVYSKPDTAITEEVVKQVSKLK; from the coding sequence TTGAAAAAATTGATTAAATCTATCGCAATCGCTACGGCAGCATCAGGTTATATATTAGCAAGTTCAGCTATGGCTGCTGACCAAAAAATTGGCGTAGTAAATTTCCAAGAAGTTATGGGTAAAATCCCTCAAACTGCGGCAGTAATGAAAAGCTTAGAAGAAGAGTTTAAAGACGAAAAAGCCGTACTTGCACAACTTGAACAAGATATTAAATACCTTCAAGAAAAGCGTAAGCGTGATGGTTCTTTAATGAGTGCTAAAGATATTGAAGAATTAGAAGGCAAAATTGGTGTTCTTTTTCAAGATTACCAAACCAAAGGTAAAGCTTTTCAACAAAGCACTGGTGCTAGAAAAAATGAAGAAACTAACAAGATTATCGCATTAGTTCGTCAAGCAATTGATAATATTGCTGCTAAAGGTGATTATGATTTAGTGCTTGAACAAAGTGCTGTTGTTTATTCAAAACCAGATACTGCGATCACTGAAGAAGTCGTTAAACAAGTTAGCAAACTGAAATAA
- the bamA gene encoding outer membrane protein assembly factor BamA — MIIKKLALAVLLGSLGTSVHAAEDFQVEDIQVKGLQRVALGAALTHIPFNVGDNLNEFRVSQSIKALYKSGHFSDVVVSRDANTVIYRVRERATISAITFDGNKDLKEEQLTESLDGSDIRVGETLDMTVISGIEVGLEDFYHSVGKYNADVKANVTHLPRNRVNIDFVFKEGDAAAIEQINIVGNEKFSDAELLERIELTYDSPWWDFMAQDRYQKQTLQGDMETIQSYYLDRGYLQYKVDSTQVSMTPNKEAVYITLNVTEGELYTVSEVDFIGDMAGFEKTIRAITPIKTDALYNGALVTYSEELVSKFLGRYGYAYPKVVTIPEIDEENKTVKLVLSVDPGKRVYVNRINFKGNNVTAEHVLRREMRQMEGAWLSNNLVEGSKAWLQRLPYMETVEFETNQLPGEDDLVDIDFTVKEQPSGSFTAGIGYGSTTQLSLNAGIQQNNFLGTGNRLGFSINTSSYSKSANVSYTDPYFTVDGVSLGGNIFYQEFDAGNANLVEYNNKTYGVGLTLGFPINEYVRLSFGLGYKNNGITRLETYEQIQKFYELYSDPNDPDGGLTFENFDINAAISRSTLNRGTFPTAGSQQSLSYKMTTPNSDVNYFKVNLDTKWYFPLTRDQRWTVLAKFQLGYGNGYGSVDGNDQVLPFWENFRAGGSGTLRGFESNIVGPRAIYRRPTSIPGTPDSVGSGSGCCLGPDHDFIQTSTRSVGGNAIAIAGLELIVPTPFLDEGFSNSVRSSIFIDAGNVWDTEFNLDDYADLNSVESDKIADYSDVGRYRASAGLSVQWLSPMGPMIFSFAKTLKEEEGDDTEFFSFNIGQTF; from the coding sequence ATGATTATTAAAAAACTTGCCCTGGCGGTATTATTAGGTAGTTTGGGAACATCAGTGCATGCCGCTGAAGATTTTCAAGTTGAAGATATTCAAGTTAAAGGCTTGCAGCGTGTAGCGCTGGGAGCAGCATTAACGCATATCCCATTCAATGTCGGCGATAACTTAAACGAATTTCGCGTCTCACAATCGATTAAAGCACTTTATAAATCGGGTCACTTTAGTGATGTTGTGGTGTCAAGAGATGCCAACACTGTTATTTATCGTGTTCGAGAAAGAGCAACGATAAGTGCTATTACCTTTGATGGTAATAAAGATTTAAAAGAAGAACAATTAACCGAAAGCCTTGATGGCAGTGATATTCGCGTGGGTGAAACGCTTGATATGACCGTTATTTCAGGTATTGAAGTTGGTTTGGAAGACTTTTATCACAGTGTGGGTAAATACAATGCTGATGTAAAAGCCAATGTAACTCACTTGCCTCGTAACCGCGTTAACATTGATTTTGTTTTTAAAGAAGGTGATGCGGCGGCGATAGAGCAAATTAATATCGTTGGTAATGAAAAGTTTTCAGATGCTGAGTTGTTAGAGCGTATTGAGTTAACTTATGATTCACCTTGGTGGGACTTTATGGCGCAAGATCGCTATCAAAAGCAAACCTTGCAAGGCGATATGGAAACCATTCAAAGCTATTACCTCGACCGAGGTTATTTGCAATATAAAGTGGATTCAACACAAGTTTCAATGACCCCAAATAAAGAAGCGGTATATATCACGCTTAACGTAACTGAGGGTGAGCTTTATACCGTTAGTGAAGTTGACTTTATTGGTGATATGGCCGGCTTTGAAAAAACTATTCGCGCTATTACCCCAATTAAAACTGACGCTTTATATAATGGCGCCTTAGTGACTTATTCAGAAGAATTGGTCAGTAAGTTTTTAGGTCGCTATGGTTATGCTTACCCTAAAGTGGTGACTATTCCAGAAATTGACGAAGAAAATAAAACCGTAAAATTGGTTTTGTCAGTCGACCCTGGTAAACGCGTTTATGTAAATCGCATTAATTTTAAGGGTAACAATGTTACCGCCGAGCATGTTTTACGCCGTGAAATGCGTCAAATGGAAGGTGCTTGGTTATCAAACAACCTGGTAGAAGGCTCAAAAGCTTGGCTACAACGTTTACCATATATGGAAACGGTAGAGTTTGAAACGAATCAATTACCGGGTGAAGACGACTTGGTTGATATCGATTTTACAGTAAAAGAACAACCATCAGGTTCATTTACTGCAGGTATTGGCTATGGTTCAACCACACAGTTAAGTTTAAATGCCGGTATACAACAAAATAACTTTTTGGGGACGGGTAATCGCTTAGGTTTTAGCATTAATACTTCTAGCTACTCAAAAAGTGCCAATGTTTCTTACACTGACCCATATTTTACGGTTGATGGTGTTTCGTTAGGTGGTAATATTTTCTATCAGGAATTTGACGCCGGTAACGCTAACCTTGTTGAATATAATAATAAAACCTATGGTGTCGGTCTGACTTTAGGTTTTCCTATTAATGAATATGTGCGTTTAAGCTTTGGCTTAGGTTATAAAAATAATGGTATTACTCGCTTAGAAACTTACGAGCAAATTCAGAAGTTTTATGAATTATATTCAGATCCAAACGATCCTGATGGTGGTTTAACTTTTGAAAACTTTGATATTAACGCCGCAATATCACGTTCTACGCTAAACCGCGGAACATTTCCTACTGCTGGTTCGCAACAAAGTTTATCTTATAAGATGACTACGCCTAATTCAGACGTAAATTACTTTAAAGTTAACTTAGATACTAAGTGGTATTTCCCGTTAACCCGAGACCAGCGTTGGACCGTTTTAGCTAAGTTTCAGCTAGGTTATGGTAACGGTTATGGCTCAGTAGATGGTAACGATCAAGTATTGCCGTTTTGGGAAAACTTTAGAGCTGGTGGCTCAGGTACGTTAAGAGGCTTTGAATCGAACATTGTTGGACCACGTGCGATATATCGTAGACCAACCTCAATTCCTGGGACACCTGATTCAGTTGGCTCTGGAAGCGGTTGTTGTTTAGGGCCTGATCACGACTTTATTCAAACGTCTACGCGATCTGTTGGTGGTAATGCTATTGCCATAGCAGGACTTGAACTTATTGTACCAACACCATTTCTAGATGAAGGTTTTAGTAACAGTGTTCGCTCAAGTATATTTATTGATGCGGGTAATGTTTGGGACACTGAGTTTAATTTAGACGACTATGCCGATTTGAATAGCGTTGAAAGTGACAAAATTGCAGACTACTCAGATGTTGGTCGTTACCGAGCATCTGCGGGTTTATCTGTGCAATGGTTATCGCCGATGGGACCGATGATTTTTAGTTTCGCTAAAACGTTGAAAGAAGAAGAGGGTGATGATACTGAATTCTTTAGCTTTAATATTGGCCAAACTTTTTAA
- the rseP gene encoding sigma E protease regulator RseP: MIEFIWNLASFVVALGILITVHEYGHFWVARKNGVQVDRFSIGFGKAIWRKVDRHGTEFVIAMIPLGGYVKMLDSRVDDVSEAQKDRTFNAKSVYQRIAIIAAGPFANFGFAIVAFYLMFLIGVPSVKPIVGEVTVGSIASEAQLPSNSEIIAISGKKTVDWQDVNLALVSAIGDENIIFTVKSVGRTSSQDFNLNTKNWSFAPEKESAMASLGFMPYRANVQAKLALVAKGSPAEKAGLEVGDELLSIADESINGQWQKFSDEIKLYPEQSVPVSVMRNGKALTLNVHPEAKKIQDKVVGYLGVQPVSDPYPKEYLFDQAYGPITALEQSALKTWNLVVLSFDMIGKLITGDVSVKNLSGPISIAQGAGNSADYGFVYFLGFLALISINLGIINLLPLPVLDGGHLFYYFIELLTGKPVPEKIQEIGFKFGTIALLSLMSIAIFNDLSRL, translated from the coding sequence ATGATAGAGTTTATTTGGAATCTAGCGTCTTTTGTCGTTGCATTGGGTATATTGATCACCGTTCATGAATACGGTCACTTTTGGGTTGCACGGAAAAATGGTGTGCAAGTCGACCGCTTCTCTATTGGTTTTGGTAAAGCGATTTGGCGAAAAGTTGATCGCCATGGCACTGAGTTTGTTATTGCGATGATACCACTAGGTGGTTACGTTAAAATGCTCGATAGTCGCGTTGATGATGTCAGTGAAGCGCAAAAAGATCGCACATTCAATGCCAAGTCAGTTTATCAACGTATTGCGATTATAGCAGCGGGACCGTTTGCTAATTTTGGCTTTGCCATTGTCGCTTTTTACTTAATGTTTTTAATTGGTGTACCTAGTGTTAAACCGATTGTTGGCGAGGTTACTGTTGGCTCAATTGCTAGCGAAGCTCAACTGCCTAGCAATAGTGAAATAATTGCAATCTCAGGGAAAAAAACAGTAGATTGGCAAGATGTTAATTTAGCCTTAGTCAGTGCTATAGGCGATGAAAACATTATCTTTACGGTAAAGTCTGTAGGCAGAACATCAAGCCAAGACTTTAACTTAAATACCAAAAATTGGTCTTTTGCACCGGAAAAAGAATCGGCGATGGCAAGCCTAGGTTTTATGCCATATCGCGCTAATGTGCAGGCCAAATTAGCCTTAGTTGCAAAAGGCAGCCCGGCTGAGAAAGCAGGATTAGAGGTTGGCGATGAATTACTGTCTATTGCTGATGAAAGCATTAATGGTCAATGGCAGAAATTTTCAGATGAAATTAAACTGTACCCAGAGCAGAGTGTGCCCGTCAGTGTTATGCGCAATGGAAAAGCATTAACCCTTAATGTTCACCCTGAAGCAAAAAAAATTCAAGATAAGGTCGTAGGATATTTAGGCGTACAGCCGGTATCAGATCCCTATCCAAAGGAATATTTATTTGACCAAGCTTATGGTCCAATAACAGCACTTGAGCAAAGTGCGTTAAAAACATGGAATTTAGTGGTTTTAAGTTTTGATATGATCGGTAAATTAATTACCGGTGATGTCTCAGTGAAGAATTTAAGTGGCCCAATATCTATTGCACAAGGTGCGGGTAATAGCGCTGATTATGGCTTTGTCTACTTTTTAGGCTTTTTAGCCTTAATTAGTATCAACCTTGGCATAATTAACCTTTTACCTTTGCCGGTTTTAGATGGAGGACACTTATTTTATTATTTTATCGAGCTTTTAACGGGGAAACCCGTGCCAGAAAAAATACAAGAAATAGGTTTTAAATTTGGTACTATAGCGCTACTAAGCTTAATGAGTATCGCCATATTTAACGATTTATCGCGATTATAA
- the ispC gene encoding 1-deoxy-D-xylulose-5-phosphate reductoisomerase, with product MQKLCILGSTGSIGKSTLDVVRLHPEKFDIVSLSAYSSVDDMLAQCLEFRPTKVVMVSTQHAEALARKLMTANLSDIVVTSGTCALEDIAKNSATDTVVAAIVGASGLLPTLAAVKAGKKVLLANKEALVTSGAIFIDAVKKSGAQLLPIDSEHNAIFQCLPLTAQQQPGYCDLANEGVSKVLLTGSGGPFRTWTLEELENVTPAQACAHPNWDMGRKISVDSATMMNKGLEFIEAKWLFNIEPEDIQVVLHPQSTIHSMVQYKDGSVLAQMGNPDMRTPIAHALSFPQRIESGVEPFDFFSAKSFEFEAVDLIKYPNLKLAIDACKSGQGACTALNAANEIAVDAFLNEKIKFTDIAKINETSVNKFVSEKVTSIEDVVALDKSVRVFAQSLITKTQH from the coding sequence ATGCAAAAATTGTGTATTTTAGGCTCTACCGGTTCAATCGGTAAAAGCACGTTAGATGTTGTGCGCTTACATCCTGAAAAATTTGATATCGTAAGTTTGTCTGCTTATTCAAGCGTTGATGACATGCTTGCGCAATGTCTAGAGTTTCGTCCAACCAAAGTTGTTATGGTCTCAACACAACATGCCGAGGCACTTGCTCGTAAACTAATGACAGCAAACCTTAGCGATATTGTGGTGACATCAGGCACTTGTGCCCTAGAAGATATAGCAAAAAACTCTGCTACAGATACTGTGGTAGCAGCCATTGTTGGTGCCTCAGGTTTACTACCGACATTAGCGGCTGTCAAAGCAGGTAAAAAAGTATTACTGGCGAATAAAGAAGCTTTAGTGACATCCGGGGCGATATTTATTGACGCGGTAAAAAAATCCGGTGCTCAGCTCTTACCTATTGATAGTGAACACAATGCGATATTTCAGTGCCTACCGCTAACGGCGCAGCAACAACCTGGTTATTGTGATTTAGCCAATGAAGGGGTCAGTAAAGTGTTATTGACAGGTTCAGGAGGTCCTTTTAGAACCTGGACACTCGAAGAACTAGAAAATGTTACGCCAGCACAAGCATGCGCTCATCCAAATTGGGATATGGGCCGAAAGATATCGGTTGATTCCGCTACCATGATGAATAAAGGCTTAGAATTCATTGAGGCTAAATGGTTGTTTAATATTGAACCCGAAGACATTCAAGTCGTGTTGCATCCACAAAGTACGATTCACTCGATGGTGCAATATAAAGATGGTTCGGTACTTGCCCAAATGGGTAATCCAGATATGCGAACACCCATCGCACATGCCTTAAGCTTTCCGCAACGCATTGAATCAGGTGTTGAACCCTTTGACTTTTTCTCGGCAAAATCCTTTGAATTCGAAGCGGTAGATCTTATCAAGTATCCCAATTTAAAATTAGCAATAGACGCTTGTAAAAGCGGTCAAGGGGCATGTACAGCGTTAAATGCCGCCAATGAAATTGCTGTTGATGCTTTTTTAAACGAAAAAATTAAATTTACTGATATTGCAAAAATAAATGAAACTTCTGTGAATAAATTTGTCTCAGAAAAGGTGACATCAATTGAAGATGTTGTTGCGCTAGATAAAAGTGTCAGAGTTTTTGCACAATCATTAATTACTAAAACCCAACATTAG